Proteins from a genomic interval of Rubinisphaera italica:
- a CDS encoding type II toxin-antitoxin system HicA family toxin: protein MGPKHRRTLAAVFEDPVRSNIVWRDIEAMLKSTGAEITEGAGSRVRIALNGVRAIFHRPHPQKETDKGAVKSMRRFLTESGVTP from the coding sequence ATGGGACCCAAACATCGACGCACCCTGGCAGCAGTTTTCGAGGATCCGGTCAGGTCGAATATTGTCTGGCGGGATATTGAAGCGATGCTCAAGTCGACTGGTGCCGAAATTACCGAAGGGGCAGGATCAAGAGTGCGGATCGCCCTGAATGGAGTCCGCGCCATCTTTCATCGACCACACCCACAGAAAGAAACCGACAAGGGAGCCGTCAAATCCATGAGGCGGTTCCTGACAGAATCGGGAGTCACTCCATGA
- a CDS encoding SDR family oxidoreductase → MSKYLVTGAAGFIGSHIASRLVLDGHEVRVFDNLSTGHQRNLDAIPGKFEFIEGDVRDRDAVLKAATGCEVIIHQAALASVPLSIEKPDEVHDVCATGTLNVLDAARRAGVRRVVYAGSSSAYGDRPQMPKVEDHVPQTLSPYAAAKLAGELYCESFAHCYDLETVRLRYFNVFGPRQDPNSPYSAVIPLFVTALLDGRTPKIFGDGSQSRDFVYVGNVVQANLLAATVPGVSGNVYNVASGERIGVGEMLKQICDLLDVRFAPDFVAPRNGDILHSWADISATTRDLGFHPEVSFRDGLRETLHAYRDVLEEQKISVR, encoded by the coding sequence ATGTCGAAATATCTTGTGACGGGAGCAGCCGGGTTTATCGGATCGCACATCGCCAGCCGTCTGGTTCTGGATGGTCATGAGGTGCGTGTCTTCGATAATCTGAGCACTGGCCATCAGAGAAATCTGGATGCGATCCCGGGTAAATTCGAATTCATCGAAGGTGATGTTCGGGATCGCGATGCGGTTCTGAAAGCGGCCACCGGGTGTGAAGTGATCATTCATCAGGCTGCACTGGCATCCGTCCCCCTGAGCATTGAAAAGCCGGATGAAGTGCATGATGTCTGCGCGACGGGAACTTTGAATGTGCTTGACGCTGCTCGCCGTGCAGGTGTGCGTCGCGTCGTCTATGCAGGTTCAAGCAGTGCCTACGGCGATCGCCCACAAATGCCCAAAGTGGAAGATCATGTTCCGCAAACATTATCGCCCTATGCGGCTGCAAAGCTGGCTGGTGAGTTGTATTGCGAATCGTTTGCTCATTGCTACGATCTCGAAACGGTTCGCCTGAGATACTTCAACGTGTTTGGTCCGCGACAGGATCCGAATAGCCCTTACTCAGCTGTCATCCCTTTGTTTGTCACAGCTCTGCTGGATGGTCGAACGCCGAAAATCTTCGGAGATGGAAGTCAGTCCCGCGACTTCGTGTATGTTGGAAATGTCGTGCAAGCCAATCTGTTGGCTGCGACCGTTCCGGGAGTTTCGGGGAATGTTTATAACGTCGCTTCCGGTGAGCGGATCGGCGTGGGAGAAATGCTCAAGCAGATTTGTGATTTGCTCGACGTCCGTTTTGCACCGGATTTCGTAGCTCCACGAAACGGAGACATTCTGCATTCCTGGGCTGACATTTCCGCCACTACACGAGACCTCGGTTTTCACCCGGAAGTTTCATTCCGGGATGGATTGCGTGAAACCTTGCATGCGTATCGGGATGTTCTGGAAGAACAAAAAATCTCTGTCAGATAA
- a CDS encoding polysaccharide biosynthesis tyrosine autokinase — protein sequence MPSSDKNSNNADAVHGHPLIKADEPAIDLVKLALKNVVILGIAAVAGIGLGIFAYKILGPKYTASSQILVKLKNPVEIREGGNRVIVGERSAHVEIIRSPKVVERAVRDSHLDQLATLAGSTEPARDIIDSLKVTRTAGEDHHQLNILNLQYTTSKSKDATAILNGIIKAYDDYLKDDAQKNHSELQTLLEQINNDLSPRLAAKTKEYHEFRRSAPLVWKAPAGADKGPNNVTNIHHQRVDAIATERVKVELLYEEISSRLSTLKAAIERGESHEALMLLVKTFLQKDQTSNSQTVVSGATERQQLDSQLIPLLLEEQTALKRYGSGHPDVINVRKRIDLVKSYYRQMGIDLPTMTTKVNPVTGEPELVTGNDPIATYVVALEQQQAELKNRIGELQKLFDRSADQAKDFAQYEEREQTLSDELKRIKSLHDIVANRVEVLSLASDEGYQLTQISPSRAEPDIKHVIKIVGGCLVMTLMSTYAFLFLREMRDTSLKSLADLRAIVDTPILGTLPSIANPAKNLQAARETGLAPMLYYYHDPGSPEAEACRSVRATFFVRAADVDAHIIQFTSSEPGDGKTTTISNLAISIAQAGKRVLLIDADLRKPMVHQLFGMREEIGLSECLSGEIEMANAVQDSRIENLDILSAGSIPAKPAELLSSSKLHYLLGQAKREYDFVLVDSPPVLAVSDPCITAQSVDTVMLIVRLHKNRRPSVKRALEIFEAHEIPLLGVIANGLQDGSGDYQYRGGYGGGYDKKSPYQQTNDMPEFLAPTQAVIPS from the coding sequence ATGCCATCTTCCGATAAAAACTCCAACAACGCCGATGCTGTCCATGGTCATCCACTCATCAAAGCCGATGAGCCGGCTATCGATCTGGTCAAGCTGGCATTGAAAAATGTTGTTATCCTCGGCATTGCGGCAGTTGCCGGAATTGGTCTGGGGATTTTTGCATATAAGATTCTCGGCCCCAAATACACAGCCTCATCCCAGATTCTGGTCAAGCTGAAGAATCCGGTCGAAATTCGAGAGGGCGGCAATCGTGTGATTGTCGGTGAGCGAAGTGCACACGTGGAAATCATTCGCAGCCCGAAAGTCGTCGAACGAGCCGTCCGCGACTCCCATTTGGATCAGCTGGCGACTCTGGCAGGTAGCACTGAGCCTGCCCGTGATATCATTGACAGTTTGAAAGTCACTCGAACCGCAGGGGAAGACCATCATCAACTCAACATTCTCAACCTGCAATACACCACTTCAAAATCGAAAGACGCCACCGCGATTTTAAATGGGATCATCAAAGCCTACGATGATTATCTCAAGGACGATGCCCAAAAAAATCACTCGGAATTGCAGACTCTGCTTGAACAGATTAATAACGATTTGTCACCTCGCCTGGCAGCCAAGACTAAAGAGTATCATGAGTTTCGTCGCAGTGCACCACTCGTCTGGAAGGCACCTGCAGGAGCCGATAAAGGTCCGAACAATGTCACCAACATTCATCATCAGCGAGTCGATGCGATTGCCACCGAGCGTGTGAAGGTTGAATTACTCTACGAGGAAATCTCGTCTCGACTTTCGACACTCAAAGCGGCGATCGAACGCGGGGAATCTCATGAAGCGTTGATGCTGCTCGTCAAAACATTCCTGCAGAAAGATCAGACGTCAAATTCTCAAACAGTGGTTTCCGGAGCGACCGAGCGTCAACAGCTCGACAGTCAGCTGATTCCTCTCCTGCTTGAAGAACAAACTGCATTGAAGCGATATGGATCCGGACATCCAGATGTCATCAATGTGCGGAAACGAATCGATCTGGTGAAATCCTACTACCGCCAGATGGGAATCGACTTGCCGACAATGACGACAAAAGTCAATCCTGTAACCGGAGAGCCGGAACTGGTCACTGGAAATGATCCGATAGCCACTTACGTTGTGGCTCTTGAACAGCAGCAGGCGGAATTAAAAAACCGTATTGGCGAACTGCAGAAACTGTTCGATCGTTCAGCCGATCAGGCCAAAGATTTTGCACAATACGAAGAACGCGAGCAAACCCTGAGCGATGAACTCAAGCGGATTAAATCGCTGCACGATATCGTCGCCAATCGTGTCGAAGTTCTCAGCCTGGCATCAGATGAAGGGTATCAATTGACGCAGATTTCACCCAGCCGAGCCGAGCCGGATATTAAGCATGTGATTAAAATTGTCGGGGGCTGTCTCGTTATGACATTGATGTCAACCTACGCCTTCCTGTTCCTGCGGGAAATGCGGGATACATCACTCAAGAGTCTGGCCGACCTGCGAGCCATTGTCGACACGCCAATACTCGGAACGCTGCCTTCCATCGCCAACCCCGCCAAAAACCTGCAGGCGGCTCGCGAAACCGGGCTCGCACCGATGTTGTACTACTATCACGATCCCGGCTCTCCAGAAGCGGAAGCCTGCCGTTCGGTTCGTGCGACGTTCTTCGTCCGGGCTGCTGACGTTGATGCCCATATCATACAGTTCACCAGTTCCGAACCGGGAGATGGAAAAACGACAACCATTTCCAATCTGGCAATTTCCATCGCTCAGGCTGGCAAACGTGTATTGCTGATTGATGCCGACTTGCGAAAGCCGATGGTGCATCAACTCTTTGGGATGCGGGAGGAGATTGGCTTGAGCGAGTGTCTGTCTGGCGAAATTGAAATGGCCAACGCGGTTCAGGATTCCAGGATCGAGAATCTGGATATCCTGTCTGCAGGTTCAATCCCAGCCAAACCAGCCGAGTTGCTATCGTCATCGAAGCTGCATTATCTGCTCGGTCAGGCGAAACGAGAATACGATTTTGTTCTGGTCGATAGCCCACCTGTGCTGGCGGTCAGCGATCCTTGTATCACTGCTCAATCGGTCGATACGGTCATGCTGATCGTTCGGCTGCACAAAAACCGACGGCCTTCCGTCAAGCGGGCTCTCGAAATATTCGAAGCTCACGAGATTCCATTGCTCGGCGTGATCGCCAATGGATTGCAGGATGGTTCAGGTGACTATCAATACCGCGGCGGCTACGGCGGCGGGTACGATAAAAAGTCACCATATCAGCAAACCAACGACATGCCCGAATTCCTCGCACCGACTCAAGCCGTCATTCCGAGCTAA
- the uvrA gene encoding excinuclease ABC subunit UvrA produces the protein MAKNEIVIRGAREHNLQDVSVTLPKNKLIVMTGVSGSGKSSLAFDTLYAEGQRRYIESLSTYARQFMGQLPKPNVDMVSGLAPCIAIQQKVTGRNPRSTVGTITEIYDYLRILYARVGQGYCYVSGLPIRAQTSDQIIDTLLTYPPKTELQILAPLVQQQKGEFRDLFEDLRKRGYLQARTDGEFHTLNEPPTLRKNYKHTIDLVIGQVTIGTDGRTQFAESVEAALKLGNGRLIGIVTEPKAAPVERLFSAQYSCPESGMSYEPPSPQLFSFNSPIGMCPDCNGLGERFDFEVDKIVTEPGKSISRGAIPLIGSFGKVGKAKKNRYRGAARIVESQLELTEGSIIKTAWKKLPEEAQKLMLYGLGDREFYSASTYGKRFLSHYGKFSGFIGELLDSYRTAKNPMRKRQLEKYMETTPCTSCEGTRLNRQARNVRLNSTDKTFRKTHENSELSITDVCELTIADAHQFFNEIKLDETQQLIAEDALKEIRGRLSFLLQCGLEYLSLARTAPTLSGGESQRIRLAGQIGSGLSGIVYILDEPSIGLHPRDNDLLLGSLLNLKNMGNTVVVVEHDEETMRAADYVVDFGPGPGHRGGEVVAAGSFDDILNCERSITGQYLAGTQAIEIPQERRSPKGRALKIIGARHNNLKNVDVEIPLGCFVCVTGVSGSGKSSLTNDVLWQILNRDVNRGNGNPGEFERVEGLEEIDKAIDIDQSPIGRTPRSNPATYVKVFDLIRDLYTKLPASKLRGYKPGRFSFNVADGRCEACEGHGANKLDMDFLADMWVTCPVCEGKRFRQETLEIEYKGHNIADVLDLEIGDAMPLFENHPKIYRHLKALHDVGLDYLKLGQPSPTLSGGEAQRIKLARELGKRSTGKTLYLLDEPTTGLHFHDVKKLLEVLHQFCEQGNTVVVIEHHLDVIKTADWVIDLGPEGGAGGGEIVVAGTPETVAKNAKSYTGRSLIASLPDVKTKARKKKANNRSNGHKLTAAELRQISKQITIRGARQHNLQDVDVAIPRNRISVFSGPSGSGKTSLAMDTLYAEGQRRYVESLSAYARQFLGQMPKPKVSQIQGLSPSIAIEQKTVGATPRSTVGTVTEIYDYLRVLYTRLGTLYCPDCEIPVTQQTVDDIVNQVLESPDKSKALITAAVELPKGQTFDSLWESLNNQGYSRVRINGETHSLDAVPKLDHKARHQLDVVIDRIAIKSSKAGRSRIAESVEVGLGFGHGHIKLVLVDEDLPEPKWPTREFSVHYSCSSCGRSFEQLVPQNFSFNSSLGWCDYCEGLGIEEGVSQSAIIADSSRSLLDGAVSAWPDPQTHPQFRNFLEGMSQAYGIPIDVPFVELTPKQQRILYYGSDQEISIPNQPGLTVKYKGLFPGLHEASRMSYDYRRALYDQLGEQDCSQCQGSRLREDAANMRLERLTLPQLCRQPLNSAYEFVKSLKLNKEEKKIAGDLVEEAEHRLKFLIDVGLDYLNLDRGMPTLSGGESQRIRLAGQLGRSLTGVLYVLDEPTIGLHPRDNHRLNSALKQLRDLGNTIILVEHDRDIIAEADRIFDFGPAAGRLGGKIVAQGTPKKITSDKNSLTGGYLANRLEIPVPADRRSVHEMNGHSRKKVGGDWIEVIGAKHHNLRNVDVRIPIGALTCVTGVSGSGKSSLIMDTLARAARRAIHYSGETPGVHQQIHGLDHFRKVILVDQQPIGNTPASCPATYVGVFDHIRDLFSKLPEAKKKRFAQGRFSFNVPGGRCEECTGLGQQCIEMHFLPDVWVECPACRGKRFNEQTLTIEFNGHNISDVLELSIAQAAELFVHVPKIFAPLKVLCEIGLDYLTLGQSAPTLSGGESQRIKLAAELSRPNHGETLYILDEPTTGLHIDDIAKLLKVINGLVDCGNTVIIVEHNLDVIKTADWLIDVGPEAGTGGGWIVAEGTPEDVVATAKRLQKKAEYLDAAKTIRNRSWTGELLEPILKSNSRESRETVNVNRLKTISKSIAQPRIGKQMPWEEDGREWHLSQKSMTKPKWDAELLLLLVNLFEEEFEMEFDWIRPHDIQVVDNGYGLVEGDPPLMRIKTNDPRHLILEIFWKDDVDDEFLEYFGQIPGSQKVQASGVDSLLIFHFNDIQQIEDYSFQDLITYAME, from the coding sequence ATGGCGAAAAATGAAATTGTGATTCGTGGAGCACGAGAACATAATCTGCAGGATGTCTCGGTCACACTGCCGAAAAATAAACTGATTGTCATGACTGGCGTGAGCGGCTCTGGAAAGAGTTCGCTTGCGTTTGATACGTTGTACGCCGAAGGGCAGCGGCGGTATATCGAATCGCTTTCAACCTACGCCCGGCAGTTCATGGGGCAACTGCCCAAGCCGAATGTCGATATGGTCAGTGGGCTTGCTCCCTGTATTGCGATTCAACAGAAAGTGACCGGCCGCAATCCGAGGAGTACCGTCGGCACCATCACCGAGATTTACGATTATCTGCGCATCCTCTATGCCCGCGTTGGCCAAGGATACTGCTACGTTTCCGGTTTGCCGATTCGGGCTCAAACGAGTGATCAGATTATCGATACGCTGCTCACCTATCCGCCCAAAACCGAACTGCAGATTCTTGCTCCGCTCGTTCAACAGCAGAAAGGAGAGTTTCGCGATCTGTTCGAAGATTTACGAAAACGGGGTTATCTGCAGGCACGCACGGATGGCGAATTTCACACGTTGAATGAGCCGCCGACATTGCGAAAAAACTACAAGCATACGATCGATCTCGTCATCGGGCAGGTGACGATCGGCACTGATGGTCGGACTCAATTTGCAGAAAGTGTCGAAGCCGCCCTCAAGCTCGGCAACGGACGGCTTATTGGAATTGTGACCGAGCCGAAAGCCGCACCAGTCGAACGGCTCTTCAGTGCACAATACTCCTGCCCGGAAAGTGGCATGAGTTACGAGCCCCCTTCGCCGCAGTTGTTCAGCTTCAACAGTCCGATCGGCATGTGCCCCGATTGCAACGGCCTGGGTGAACGGTTCGATTTTGAAGTCGATAAAATTGTGACGGAGCCTGGTAAGTCGATCAGCAGAGGCGCCATTCCCCTGATCGGCTCGTTTGGCAAAGTTGGCAAGGCGAAGAAGAATCGATACCGGGGAGCTGCCCGAATTGTTGAAAGTCAACTTGAGTTGACCGAGGGCTCGATTATCAAAACCGCCTGGAAAAAACTCCCTGAAGAAGCTCAGAAGTTGATGCTTTATGGCTTGGGTGACCGTGAGTTTTATTCCGCTTCCACATACGGAAAACGCTTCCTCAGCCATTACGGCAAATTCTCGGGTTTCATTGGCGAACTGCTCGACAGTTACCGCACCGCTAAGAATCCGATGCGGAAACGCCAACTCGAAAAATATATGGAGACAACTCCCTGTACGAGTTGCGAAGGAACTCGATTAAATCGGCAGGCTCGTAATGTGCGGCTGAACTCGACTGACAAAACCTTCCGCAAGACGCACGAAAATTCTGAATTGAGTATCACTGACGTCTGCGAATTGACGATTGCCGATGCTCATCAGTTTTTCAATGAAATCAAACTCGATGAAACTCAGCAGCTCATCGCCGAGGATGCCCTGAAAGAAATCCGCGGACGCCTCAGTTTCCTGCTGCAGTGCGGACTCGAATATCTTTCGCTAGCCAGAACTGCTCCCACACTTTCCGGCGGAGAGAGTCAGCGAATTCGCCTGGCCGGTCAGATCGGCAGCGGTTTATCGGGCATCGTTTACATTCTCGACGAACCCTCTATCGGATTGCATCCCCGCGATAACGACCTGCTGCTCGGCAGTCTGCTCAATCTGAAAAACATGGGGAACACCGTCGTCGTCGTAGAGCACGATGAAGAAACGATGCGGGCAGCCGACTATGTGGTCGACTTCGGACCCGGGCCGGGGCATCGCGGCGGAGAAGTCGTCGCGGCTGGTTCCTTTGACGATATCCTCAACTGCGAACGCAGCATCACGGGACAGTATCTGGCTGGCACTCAGGCGATCGAAATTCCGCAGGAACGACGCAGTCCCAAGGGACGTGCGTTAAAGATTATCGGAGCCCGTCACAACAATCTGAAAAATGTCGATGTCGAAATTCCACTTGGCTGCTTTGTCTGTGTGACAGGAGTGAGCGGTTCAGGGAAAAGCTCTCTTACGAACGATGTTCTCTGGCAAATCCTCAATCGCGATGTCAATCGCGGCAACGGCAACCCTGGAGAGTTCGAACGGGTTGAAGGGCTCGAAGAAATCGATAAAGCGATCGATATCGATCAAAGCCCGATCGGGCGGACGCCCCGCTCGAATCCTGCGACTTATGTCAAAGTATTCGATCTGATTCGCGATCTCTATACGAAACTGCCTGCTTCTAAGCTGCGAGGATACAAACCGGGCCGATTCAGTTTCAATGTGGCTGATGGTCGTTGCGAAGCGTGTGAAGGTCACGGAGCCAATAAACTCGACATGGATTTCCTGGCCGATATGTGGGTCACCTGTCCGGTATGTGAAGGAAAACGATTTCGACAGGAGACACTCGAAATCGAATACAAGGGTCACAATATCGCCGATGTTCTCGATCTGGAAATCGGCGATGCGATGCCATTGTTCGAGAATCATCCAAAAATCTATCGGCACCTCAAAGCACTACACGATGTCGGACTCGATTATCTAAAACTCGGCCAACCTTCGCCGACCCTCTCAGGGGGAGAGGCACAACGCATCAAACTTGCTCGCGAACTCGGGAAACGTTCGACCGGCAAAACGCTTTATCTCCTCGATGAACCGACAACTGGACTCCATTTTCACGATGTCAAAAAACTGCTCGAAGTCTTACATCAGTTCTGCGAGCAGGGAAACACAGTCGTCGTCATCGAGCATCATCTCGATGTCATCAAAACTGCAGACTGGGTGATCGACCTTGGCCCCGAAGGGGGAGCAGGTGGTGGAGAGATTGTTGTGGCTGGGACACCGGAAACGGTTGCCAAAAATGCGAAGTCCTACACGGGACGTTCGCTGATTGCCTCGCTGCCGGATGTGAAAACGAAAGCCCGCAAGAAAAAAGCCAATAATCGCAGCAATGGTCACAAACTGACGGCAGCCGAACTGCGGCAGATCTCGAAACAGATCACGATTCGCGGAGCCCGACAGCACAATTTGCAGGATGTCGATGTCGCGATTCCCCGCAATCGCATCAGTGTTTTTTCTGGCCCGAGTGGTTCCGGCAAAACGTCATTGGCGATGGACACCCTTTATGCGGAAGGCCAACGACGTTATGTCGAATCGCTTTCGGCTTACGCCCGGCAGTTTCTGGGGCAGATGCCGAAGCCGAAGGTGAGCCAGATTCAGGGACTTTCGCCTTCCATCGCCATCGAACAGAAAACCGTCGGAGCGACGCCCCGTTCCACGGTCGGCACCGTCACGGAAATTTATGATTATCTCCGCGTCCTCTACACACGACTCGGAACCCTTTACTGTCCAGATTGCGAAATTCCAGTCACACAGCAGACAGTTGATGATATTGTCAATCAGGTTCTGGAATCCCCTGATAAAAGTAAAGCCTTAATCACCGCAGCGGTTGAATTGCCCAAAGGGCAGACGTTCGACAGTCTGTGGGAGTCGTTGAATAATCAAGGATATTCCCGCGTCCGCATTAATGGTGAAACCCATTCTCTTGATGCTGTGCCGAAACTCGATCATAAAGCCCGACATCAACTGGATGTGGTGATTGACCGAATTGCGATCAAATCCTCAAAAGCAGGCCGCAGTCGTATTGCCGAATCTGTTGAGGTCGGTCTCGGTTTTGGTCACGGTCATATTAAGCTCGTACTTGTTGATGAAGACTTGCCCGAACCGAAGTGGCCGACGCGTGAGTTCAGTGTCCACTACAGTTGTTCGAGTTGTGGTCGATCATTCGAACAACTTGTGCCTCAGAATTTCTCATTCAACAGCAGTCTCGGCTGGTGCGATTATTGCGAAGGCCTGGGCATCGAAGAAGGGGTCAGTCAGTCAGCGATCATCGCCGACTCCTCCCGCTCGCTGCTCGATGGAGCGGTCTCGGCCTGGCCGGACCCGCAGACGCATCCCCAATTCCGAAACTTTCTGGAAGGGATGTCACAGGCTTACGGGATTCCAATCGATGTTCCTTTTGTTGAACTGACGCCGAAACAGCAGCGAATACTCTACTACGGTTCCGATCAGGAAATCTCGATCCCGAATCAACCGGGGTTGACCGTGAAGTACAAAGGTCTCTTCCCCGGCCTGCACGAAGCCTCGCGCATGTCATACGATTATCGTCGCGCCTTGTACGATCAACTCGGCGAGCAGGATTGTTCTCAGTGTCAGGGGAGCAGACTTCGCGAAGATGCGGCGAACATGCGGCTCGAACGCCTCACGCTTCCGCAGTTGTGTCGACAGCCATTAAACAGTGCCTATGAGTTTGTCAAAAGTCTAAAACTGAACAAAGAGGAGAAGAAGATTGCTGGCGATCTGGTGGAAGAAGCCGAGCATCGGCTCAAGTTTCTGATTGATGTCGGTCTCGATTATCTCAATCTCGATCGTGGCATGCCCACTCTTTCAGGCGGGGAAAGTCAGCGGATTCGCCTGGCGGGTCAACTGGGGCGTTCATTGACTGGCGTTTTATATGTTCTGGATGAGCCGACGATTGGCCTGCATCCTCGCGATAATCATCGTCTCAACAGTGCGCTTAAACAATTGCGAGACTTGGGCAATACAATCATCCTGGTCGAGCATGATCGAGACATCATTGCCGAGGCTGATCGGATTTTCGATTTTGGTCCAGCTGCGGGTCGACTCGGAGGTAAGATTGTTGCTCAGGGAACTCCAAAGAAAATCACCTCCGATAAAAACTCATTGACGGGCGGCTATCTGGCGAACCGGCTGGAAATTCCCGTTCCTGCTGATCGCAGATCCGTTCATGAAATGAATGGTCATTCCCGCAAGAAGGTTGGGGGAGATTGGATCGAAGTCATCGGAGCTAAGCATCATAATTTGCGAAATGTTGATGTGCGAATACCGATTGGTGCACTCACTTGTGTGACGGGTGTTTCCGGATCGGGCAAAAGTTCTCTGATTATGGATACACTGGCGCGAGCCGCCCGCAGGGCCATTCATTACAGTGGGGAAACGCCGGGCGTGCATCAGCAGATTCATGGGCTGGATCACTTCCGCAAAGTGATCCTCGTCGATCAGCAGCCCATCGGAAATACTCCCGCATCCTGCCCGGCAACCTATGTCGGCGTGTTCGATCACATACGCGATCTGTTCAGCAAATTGCCGGAAGCGAAAAAGAAACGCTTCGCGCAGGGGCGTTTCAGTTTTAATGTTCCTGGTGGTCGCTGTGAAGAATGTACGGGACTGGGACAGCAGTGTATCGAAATGCATTTCCTGCCGGATGTCTGGGTCGAATGTCCGGCTTGCCGAGGCAAACGCTTCAACGAACAAACACTGACCATCGAATTCAATGGCCACAACATTTCCGATGTCCTCGAACTTTCGATTGCTCAGGCAGCCGAGTTATTTGTGCATGTGCCGAAGATTTTCGCGCCATTGAAAGTCCTTTGTGAAATTGGCCTCGATTATTTAACTCTAGGACAATCCGCCCCCACTCTTTCGGGCGGAGAGTCTCAGCGAATCAAACTGGCAGCAGAGCTTTCACGTCCGAATCACGGCGAAACCCTTTATATTCTCGATGAACCGACGACTGGTCTCCACATTGATGACATCGCCAAACTTCTCAAGGTCATTAATGGATTAGTCGATTGCGGGAACACGGTCATCATTGTCGAGCACAATCTGGATGTGATCAAAACAGCGGACTGGCTAATTGATGTTGGTCCAGAAGCGGGCACTGGAGGCGGATGGATTGTCGCTGAAGGGACGCCGGAGGATGTTGTCGCGACTGCGAAACGCCTGCAGAAGAAAGCCGAGTATCTGGATGCCGCGAAAACGATTCGTAATCGATCATGGACGGGCGAATTGCTCGAACCGATTCTGAAATCCAATTCCCGCGAATCACGCGAAACCGTTAATGTGAATCGGCTCAAGACGATTTCGAAAAGTATTGCACAGCCGCGTATCGGCAAACAGATGCCGTGGGAAGAAGATGGCCGTGAATGGCATTTGAGTCAGAAGTCGATGACAAAGCCGAAGTGGGATGCGGAGTTGCTGTTGTTGCTGGTCAATCTATTCGAAGAAGAATTCGAAATGGAGTTTGACTGGATTCGCCCTCACGACATACAAGTGGTCGATAATGGTTATGGCCTGGTTGAAGGCGATCCGCCACTCATGCGAATCAAAACGAATGATCCCAGACATCTCATTCTCGAAATATTTTGGAAAGATGACGTTGACGACGAATTTCTCGAATACTTTGGGCAGATCCCAGGATCACAAAAAGTTCAGGCATCGGGTGTCGATTCCCTGCTGATATTTCATTTTAATGATATTCAGCAAATTGAAGATTATAGCTTTCAGGATTTAATCACTTATGCAATGGAATAA
- a CDS encoding DUF58 domain-containing protein, giving the protein MPTAEQYLKPEVIRNVARLDLRARFIVEGFLSGLHASPFHGFSVEFSEHRRYSTGDDPKDIDWLVYAKTDRYYVKKYQAETNITGYLMLDLSESMGYTFRQQLTKFEYSVSLAAALAYMMIHQQDPVGLVTFDEKLQTVLPAKSRRTQLASILALLAKAKPTGPTEVAQALKLFAPMVRHKSLIMLFSDLLVDPEPVMHSLRMIRHAGHDVILFHVLDEAEVTFPFSGSVALRDPETNEEMKLDASGMRRDYLDAMQALRDQYKKDCQNMGIDFVPIDTSQRFDKALIEYLSQRQARF; this is encoded by the coding sequence ATGCCTACAGCCGAACAGTACCTCAAACCCGAAGTCATTCGCAATGTCGCTCGGCTCGACTTACGGGCGCGGTTCATTGTCGAAGGCTTTCTCAGCGGATTGCATGCTAGCCCGTTTCATGGGTTCAGTGTCGAGTTCAGCGAGCATCGTCGCTACTCCACGGGAGATGACCCGAAGGATATTGACTGGCTCGTGTATGCCAAGACGGATCGCTATTACGTCAAAAAATATCAGGCCGAGACCAACATTACCGGCTACCTCATGCTCGATCTCTCCGAGAGCATGGGCTACACCTTCCGCCAGCAGTTGACCAAATTCGAATACAGTGTTTCTCTGGCAGCCGCGCTGGCTTACATGATGATCCATCAGCAGGACCCCGTCGGCCTCGTCACTTTTGACGAAAAACTGCAGACCGTTCTCCCCGCGAAAAGCAGGCGGACCCAACTGGCCAGCATTCTCGCCCTGCTCGCCAAAGCCAAACCGACCGGCCCCACGGAAGTCGCTCAAGCCCTGAAATTATTCGCCCCGATGGTCCGCCATAAAAGTCTGATCATGCTCTTCTCGGATCTCCTCGTCGATCCCGAACCGGTCATGCACTCCCTCCGGATGATCCGCCATGCCGGTCATGATGTCATTCTCTTTCACGTGCTCGATGAAGCCGAAGTGACATTTCCCTTCTCGGGCTCGGTCGCCTTGCGGGACCCCGAAACCAACGAAGAAATGAAACTCGACGCCTCCGGCATGCGACGCGACTACCTCGATGCCATGCAGGCTCTTCGCGACCAGTACAAAAAAGACTGCCAGAACATGGGCATCGACTTCGTCCCCATCGACACCAGCCAACGCTTCGACAAAGCCCTCATCGAATACCTCTCCCAACGCCAGGCCCGCTTCTAG